One Bdellovibrio bacteriovorus str. Tiberius DNA segment encodes these proteins:
- a CDS encoding 2-hydroxyacid dehydrogenase, protein MKHTLLFSFLPPASVLERALSQFKATISAKELSVEEMLDQVHKIQPAAIVVVPRQKISAEVIKALPDSVKIIATSSVGFDHLDINAAKERGILLSNTPDVLTECTADLGMMLLLNACRRGREYMTIMQEGWRKTYSQTDMLGLQVSGKTLGILGMGRIGRALADRARGFGMKVLYCNNKRLPPELEKDAVYFKNFHDMLPHCQILSLNSPSTPQTKGIMDSKSFSLLPKHAVLVNVGRGNLVDEDALIKALESGHLFAAGLDVFCHEPDYNLKLRDFPNVFLTPHMGSATVETRSAMGHRALDNVTAALEGQRPGDSLY, encoded by the coding sequence ATGAAACACACCCTGCTCTTTTCTTTTTTGCCACCGGCTTCGGTCCTTGAACGTGCCTTAAGCCAGTTCAAAGCCACCATTTCCGCCAAAGAACTTTCCGTCGAAGAAATGCTGGATCAGGTTCACAAGATCCAGCCTGCCGCCATCGTGGTTGTGCCCCGCCAGAAAATCAGCGCCGAAGTCATCAAAGCCCTTCCGGATTCAGTGAAGATCATCGCAACCTCCAGCGTTGGCTTTGATCATCTGGATATCAATGCTGCAAAAGAGCGCGGCATCCTATTAAGCAACACGCCCGATGTGCTGACGGAATGCACGGCGGATCTGGGCATGATGCTGCTTCTGAATGCCTGCCGTCGGGGTCGCGAGTATATGACCATCATGCAAGAGGGCTGGAGAAAAACCTACAGCCAGACCGATATGCTGGGCCTGCAGGTCAGCGGGAAAACTTTGGGGATTCTGGGCATGGGTCGCATCGGCCGGGCCCTTGCGGACCGCGCCCGCGGTTTTGGCATGAAGGTCCTTTACTGCAACAACAAACGCCTGCCCCCGGAGCTTGAAAAAGATGCGGTGTATTTCAAGAACTTCCACGACATGCTTCCGCATTGCCAGATTCTTTCATTGAATTCGCCAAGCACCCCCCAAACCAAAGGCATCATGGACAGCAAAAGTTTTTCCTTGCTGCCTAAACATGCGGTGCTGGTGAATGTGGGTCGTGGGAACCTGGTGGATGAAGATGCTTTGATCAAAGCGCTGGAAAGCGGTCATCTGTTCGCGGCGGGACTTGATGTGTTCTGCCATGAACCTGATTACAACTTGAAACTGCGTGATTTTCCGAATGTGTTCTTAACTCCGCACATGGGAAGTGCGACGGTGGAAACCCGATCCGCCATGGGTCATCGGGCTTTGGATAATGTCACCGCGGCGCTGGAAGGCCAACGCCCCGGGGATTCTTTGTACTAA